One Agelaius phoeniceus isolate bAgePho1 chromosome 8, bAgePho1.hap1, whole genome shotgun sequence genomic region harbors:
- the TPR gene encoding nucleoprotein TPR isoform X1 — MAAVLQQLLERAELAKLPRAVQGKLERFLGDQQGEIDGLRARHERFKVDSEQQYFEVEKRLAQSQERLVNETQECQTLREELKKLHEQLKVLNEKNKELEAAQDRNAAVQSQLIREKEELEAEKRDLVRTTERRSQEVEHLNEDVKRLNEKLTEANTEKAKLQLKLDELQTSDVSMKYREKRLEQEKELLQNQNTWLNAELKAKTDELLHTAREKGNEILELKCSLENKKEEVSRMEEQVNSLKQSNENLQKHVEELLNKLKEAKEQQTSMEERFHNELNAHMKLSNLYKSAADDSEAKSNELTGAVEELHKLLKEAGEANKAAQEHLAEVEESKATMEKELREKISKLEKELENANDLLSATKRKGAILSEEELAAMSPTAAAVAKVVKPGMKLTELYNAYVETQDQLHMEKLENRRINKYLDEIVQEVEAKAPILKRQREEFERSQKAVASLSAKLEQAMKEIHRLQDSADQANKHASFFERESQRLEVRVKDLSQQICVLLMELEEARGNHVIRDEAVSSADISSSSEVITQHLVSYRNIQELQQQNQRLLVALRELGEAREKEEQETTSSKISELQSQLDEALSELQQLRESRQHQLQLVESIIRQRDMFRILLTQTTGAIIPLQASGMLPEEICLTSTPKRPNLPQSMATPAPVSMSESVETVEAKAALKQLQEVFENYKKEKAENDKLLNEQNEKLQEQVTDLRSQNAKISTQLEFASKRYEMLQDNVEGYRREITSLHERTQKLTATTQKQEQIINTMTQDLRGANEKLAVAEVRAENLKKEKDILKMSDVRLTQQRDSLLVEQRGQNLLLTNLRTIQGILERSETETKQRLNNQIEKLEREISQLKKKLESEVEQRHSLTKNQEVHILDLKRQLETETNRHINTKELLKNAQKENAMLKQQLNNTEAQLTSQSSQRPPGKGQPSTNEDVDDLVSRLRQAEEQVNDLRERLKTSSSNVEQYRAMVLSLEESLNKEKQVTEEVRTTVEARLKESSEYQAQLEKKLMESEKEKQELQEEKRKAVENMEQQLSELKKSLSAVQSEVQEALQRASTALNNEQQARRDCQEQAMMASEAQNKYERELMLHAADVEALQAIKEQVAKNAAVRQQLEEAAQKAESELLESKASWEERERMIKDEASKLASRCEDLEKQNRLLHEQLESMSNKMVTSMKEAIPTAANVSLSEEGKSQEQILEILRFIRREKEIAETRFEVAQVESLRYRQRVEHLERELQELQDSLNAEREKVQVTAKTIAQHEELMKKTETMNILIETNKMLREEKERLEQELQQIQAKVRKLEADILPLQESNAELSEKSGMLQAEKKLLEEDVKRWKARTQHLLSQQKDTDLEEYRKLLSEKEANAKRVQQMSEETGRLKAEVARTNASLTTSQNLVQSLKDEVTKIRTEKDTLQKELDAKVADIQEKVKTITQVKKIGRRYKTQYEELKAQHDKMVAESSTLPLAEPQEDQVSAQEVQELKDTLSQAEVKTKNLETQVESLQKTITEKETEVRNLQEQIMQLQTELARFHQDLQEKTTQEEQLRQQITEKEEKTRKTLLAAKQKIAQLAGTKEQLTKENEEWKQKSSSLEEQKTELEVRMSALKSQYEGRICRLERELREQQERHHEQRDEPPESTNKVPEQQRQISLKSTPASGERGIASTSDPPTANIKPTPVVSTPSKVTAAAMAGNKSTPRASIRPMVTPATVTNPTTTPTATVMPTTQVETQEAMQSEGPVEHVPVFGSASGSVRSTSPNVQTSLPQPILTVQQQTQATAFVQPTQQSHAQIEPAAQEPAPAIVEVVQSSQIERPSTSTAVFGTVSATPSSSLSKRSREEEEDNTVENSDQISEETVDAPTSKKLRIMQRVGPEEEVTAEESTDGEVEAQTYNQDSQDSIGEGVTQGEYAAMEDSEETSQSIPIDLGSLQSDQQNTSSSQDGQSKRDDVIVIDSDDEDDDDEENEGEQEDYDDEEEEDEDDDEDTGMGDEGDDSNEGTGSADGNDGYEADDAEGADGTDPGTETEESMGGAESNQRAADSQNSGEGSTSAAESTFAHESLREQQPSSASSERQGPRPPQSPRRPPHPLPPRLTIHAPPQELGPPVQRIQMTRRQSVGRGLQLTPGIGGMSLFFQQQHFFDDEDRTVPSTPTLVVPHRTDGFAEAIHSPQVAGVPRFRFGPPEDMPQTSSSHSDLGQLASQGGLGMYETPLFLAHEEESGGRSVPTTPLQVAAPVTVFTESASADASEHASQSVPMVTTSTGSLSTTTEPGAGDDADEVFAEAESEGITSEAGLEIDSQQEEESVQASDESDLPSTSQDPPSSSSADTSSTQPKSLRRVRLQPPTLRTGVRGRQFNRQRGVTHAMGGRGGLNRGNIS; from the exons AGGATGTTAAACGTTTAAATGAAAAGCTCACAGAGGCCAACACAGAAAAGGCAAAACTTCAGCTGAAGTTGGATGAGCTTCAAACATCAGATGTTTCCATGAAG TACCGGGAGAAAAGGCTGGAGCaagagaaggagctgctgcagaaccAGAACACATGGCTGAATGCTGAGCTGAAAGCTAAAACAGATGAGCTGCTCCATACTGCCAGGGAGAAAGGCAATGAAATCCTGGAGCTCAAATGCAGTCTGGAGAACAAAAAGGAGGAG GTTTCCAGAATGGAGGAGCAGGTGAACAGCTTGAAACAGTCAAATGAAAACCTCCAGAAGCATGTTGAAGAACTTTTGAATAAACTAAAGGAG GCAAAAGAGCAGCAGACAAGCATGGAAGAGAGATTCCACAATGAACTGAATGCTCACATGAAATTATCCAACTTGTATAAG AGTGCTGCTGATGACTCAGAGGCAAAGAGCAATGAGCTGACAGGAGCAGTGGAAGAGCTGCACAAGCTCCTGAAGGAAGCAGGGGAAG CTAATAAAGCAGCCCAGGAGCATTTGGCTGAGGTGGAGGAGTCAAAAGCCAccatggagaaggagctgagagAGAAGATCAGtaagctggagaaggagctggagaatgCCAATGATTTACTGTCAGCTACGAAGCGCAAag GAGCCATCCTGTCCGAGGAGGAGCTGGCAGCCATGTctcccactgctgcagcagtggcCAAAGTGGTCAAGCCTGGCATGAAGTTAACTGAG CTGTACAATGCCTATGTAGAAACTCAGGATCAGTTGCATATGGAGAAGCTGGAGAATAGGAGAATCAATAAATATTTGGATGAAATAGTGCAGGAAGTAGAAGCCAAAGCCCCAATCTTAAAACGTCAGCGTGAAGAATTTGAGCGTTCCCAAAAAGCTGTTGCGAGTCTGTCTGCAAAGCTTGAACAAGCTATGAAG GAGATCCATCGCCTGCAGGACAGCGCTGACCAGGCCAACAAACACGCCTCCTTCTTTGAGAGGGAGAGCCAGAGACTGGAGGTGCGAGTGAAGGATCTCTCTCAGCAG ATCTGTGTGCTGTTAATGGAACTGGAAGAAGCCAGAGGCAACCACGTGATCCGTGATGAAGCAGTGAGCTCtgctgacatcagcagctcTTCTGAAGTGATCACTCAACACCTGGTCTCCTACAGAAATATCCAAGAGCTTCAGCAGCAGAATCAGCGTCTCCTGGTGGCTCTTCGGGAGCTGGGGGAGGCAAGAGAAAAAGAGGAGCAAGAAACAACATCATCTAA gatctctgagctgcagagccagctggaTGAGGCCCTcagtgagctgcagcagctgcgggAGTCGCggcagcaccagctgcagctcGTGGAGTCCATCATCCGCCAGCGGGACATGTTCCGCATCCTGCTCACCCAGACCACGGGGGCCATCATTCCTCTGCAAG CTTCAGGTATGTTACCAGAGGAGATCTGTCTTACATCTACTCCAAAGCGCCCAAATTTACCTCAGTCCATGGCAACTCCTGCTCCAGTGTCCATGAGTGAGTCTGTGGAGACTGTGGAGGCCAAGGCTGCTCTTAAGCAG TTACAAGAAGTTTTTGAGaactataaaaaagaaaaggcagagaacGACAAGCTTCTGAATGAGCAGAATGAAAAGCTTCAGGAGCAGGTCACAGACTTGAGGTCACAAAATGCAAAGATATCCACACAGCTGGAATTTGCCTCCAAACG GTACGAGATGCTGCAGGATAACGTGGAAGGCTATCGCCGGGAAATCACCTCCCTGCACGAGAGAACCCAGAAACTCACAGCGACCACTCAGAAGCAGGAGCAGATCATTAACACCATGACTCAGGACCTGAGGGGAGCTAATGAAAAACTGGCAGTGGCAGAG GTGAGAGCAGAAAACttgaaaaaagagaaggataTCCTGAAGATGTCAGATGTGCGCCTGACTCAGCAACGTGACTCTCTGCTGGTTGAACAAAGAGGACAGAACTTGCTGCTCACCAATTTGAGAACAATTCAG GGAATACTTGAGAGATCTGAGACAGAAACAAAGCAGAGACTCAATAATCAGATAGAAAAGCTTGAACGTGAGATATCTCAGCTGAAGAAGAAACTGGAAAGTGAGGTGGAACAAAGACATTCCCTTACCAAGAATCAGGAG GTTCATATCCTGGACCTGAAGAGGCAGCTGGAGACAGAGACCAACCGTCACATCAACACAAAGGAGCTCCTGAAGAACGCCCAGAAGGAAAATGCCATGCtgaaacagcagctgaacaacACTGAGgcccagctcacatcccagtCCTCACAAAGGCCTCCAGGGAAAG GTCAGCCTAGTACAAATGAAGATGTGGATGATCTTGTAAGTCGTCTGAGACAAGCTGAGGAGCAAGTCAATGACCTAAGAGAAAGGCTCAAGACTAGTTCCAGTAATGTGGAGCAGTACAGGGCCATGGTTCTTAGCCTGGAGGAATCCCTCAATAAGGAAAAACAA GTGACAGAGGAAGTACGTACAACAGTTGAAGCTCGTCTGAAGGAGTCTTCAGAATAtcaggcacagctggaaaagAAGTTGATGgagtcagaaaaagaaaaacaggagctgcaggaggagaagcGTAAAGCAGTGGAGAACATGGAGCAGCAG CTTTCAGAGCTGAAGAAGAGTCTGTCAGCTGTGCAGTCAGAAGTTCAGGAAGCTCTTCAgagagccagcacagctttgAATAATGAACAACAGGCCAGGAGGGACTGCCAGGAGCAA GCAATGATGGCTTCTGAAGCTCAGAACAAATATGAGCGGGAGTTGATGCTTCATGCTGCTGATGTGGAGGCACTGCAGGCCATCAAAGAGCAAGTCGCCAAGAATGCAGCtgtgaggcagcagctggaggaggctgctCAGAAAGCAGAGTCTGAGCTCTTGGAATCCAAAGCCTcctgggaagagagagagagaatgatCAAG GATGAAGCTTCAAAACTTGCATCCCGCTGTGAGGATCTGGAGAAACAAAATCGATTATTACATGAGCAGCTGGAGAGCATGAGCAATAAGATGGTGACTTCCATGAAAGAAGCCATCCCAACTGCAGCAAATGTTTCTCTCAGTGAGGAAGGCAAATCCCAGGAACAAATCTTAGAAATTCTTCG GTTTATCCGTCGGGAGAAGGAGATTGCGGAGACGAGGTTTGAGGTGGCGCAGGTGGAGAGCCTGCGATACCGCCAGAGAGTGGAGCACCTGGAGagggagctccaggagctgcaggacagcctcaACGCTGAGAGGGAGAAGGTGCAG GTAACAGCAAAAACCATTGCACAGCATGAAGAATTAATGAAGAAAACTGAGACCATGAACATACTCATAGAAACCAACAAGATGTTaagggaagagaaggagaggctggagcaAGAGCTACAGCAGATACAAGCAAAA GTACGCAAGCTCGAGGCAGACATCCTGCCCCTGCAAGAGTCCAATGCTGAGCTCAGTGAGAAGAGTGGaatgctgcaggcagagaagAAGCTCTTGGAAGAGGATGTTAAACGCTGGAAAGCCCGGACTCAG CACTTACTGAGCCAGCAGAAGGACACCGATCTGGAAGAGTATCGAAAGCTGCTCTCTGAGAAGGAGGCAAATGCCAAGCGTGTCCAGCAGATGAGTGAAGAAACAGGCAGGCTTAAAGCAGAAGTTGCCAG AACTAATGCATCCTTGACTACAAGCCAGAATCTTGTTCAGAGCCTGAAGGATGAAGTAACTAAAATAAGAACAGAAAAGGACACTTTGCAGAAAGAACTAGATGCTAAAGTGGCTGACATACAGGAAAAAGTGAAAACTATAACACAGGTCAAGAAAATCGGTCGCAGGTACAAAACTCAGTATGAGGAGCTGAAAGCACAGCATGATAAG ATGGTTGCTGAATCATCAACTCTGCCTTTGGCAGAACCACAAGAAGACCAAGTTTCTGCCCAGGAAGTACAAGAGCTAAAAGACACTCTCAGTCAAGCTGAGGTGAAGACAAAGAATTTGGAGACTCAGGTTGAAAGTTTACAAAAG ACAATAACAGAAAAGGAAACTGAAGTTAGAAATCTCCAGGAGCAGATAATGCAGCTCCAGACAGAACTGGCCCGTTTCCATCAAGATCTGCAAGAGAAGACTACACAGGAAGAACAGCTCAGGCAACAGATcacagagaaggaagagaaaacaagGAAGACCTTGCTTGCAGCCAAGCAGAAAATTGCACAGTTAGCTG GTACAAAAGAGCAGCTCACAAAGGAGAATGAGGAGTGGAAGCAGaagagcagctccctggaggagcagaagaCGGAGCTGGAGGTGCGGATGAGCGCCCTGAAGTCCCAGTACGAGGGGCGGATCTGCCGCCTGGAGAGGGAGCTCCGGGAGCAGCAGGAGCGGCACCACGAGCAGCGGGATGAGCCCCCAGAGTCCACAAACAAG GTCCCAGAACAGCAGAGGCAAATCTCACTCAAGTCTACTCCAGCTTCAGGTGAAAGAGGAAT TGCCAGCACTTCAGATCCTCCAACAGCAAACATTAAACCAACTCCTGTTGTGTCAACTCCCAGTAAAGTGACTGCTGCTGCAATGGCTGGGAATAAGTCTACTCCAAGGGCCAGCATCCGTCCCATGGTGACTCCTGCCACAGTCACCAATCCCACCACTACCCCCACAGCCACAGTTATGCCAACAACACAGGTGGAGACTCAGGAAG CCATGCAGTCGGAAGGACCCGTGGAGCACGTCCCGGTGTTCGGCAGTGCCAGCGGCTCCGTGCGCTCCACCAGCCCCAACGTGCAGacatctctgccccagcccatcCTGACTGTGCAGCAGCAGACCCAGGCCACTGCCTTTGTGCAGCCCACCCAGCAAAGCCACGCTCAGATCGAGCCTGCAGCTCAGGAGCCAGCCCCTGCCATCGTGGAGGTGGTGCAGAGCTCCCAGATAGAGAGGCCCTCCACATCCACAGCCGTGTTTGGCACAG TTTCAGCTACCCCCAGTTCCTCACTGTCTAAACGCTCccgagaggaggaggaggacaacaCTGTGGAGAACTCAGACCAGATCTCTGAGGAAACAGTGGATGCACCTACTTCAAAGAAACTGAGAATCATGCAGAGAGTTGGGCCTGAG GAGGAAGTGACAGCAGAAGAGAGCACTGATGGAGAAGTGGAGGCACAAACATACAATCAAGACTCACAAGACTCCATTGGAGAA GGTGTGACACAGGGGGAGTACGCGGCCATGGAGGACAGCGAGGAGACCTCCCAGTCTATCCCTATAGACCTGGGGTCCCTTCAATCAGACCAACAAAACACTTCTTCATCTCAGGATGGCCAGTCCAAGAGAGATGATGTGATTGTAATTGATagtgatgatgaagatgatgatgatgaagaaaaTGAAGGGGAGCAGGAA GATTATgatgatgaggaagaggaggacgAGGATGACGATGAAGACACAGGCATGGGAGATGAAGGTGATGACAGCAATGAAGGAACTGGTAGTGCTGATGGCAATGATGGATATGAAGCAGATGATGCTGAG GGTGCTGATGGTACAGATCCTGGAACAGAGACTGAAGAGAGCATGGGAGGAGCTGAAAGCAACCAGAGGGCAGCAGATTCCCAAAACAGTG GAGAAGGGAGCACGAGTGCTGCAGAGTCCACGTTTGCCCACGAGAGCCTGCGGGAGCAGCAGCCGTCATCGGCATCGTCCGAGCGCCAGGGCCCGCGGCCCCCGCAGTCCCCAAGGAGGCCCCCGCACCCTCTGCCCCCCCGGCTCACCATCCACGCccctccccaggagctggggccCCCAGTGCAG AGAATCCAGATGACTCGAAGACAGTCGGTGGGGCGAGGGCTTCAGCTGACCCCTGGGATAGGTGGAATG tctctttttttccagcagcagcacttcttTGATGATGAGGACAGGACAGTTCCAAGCACACCAACTCTTGTAGTTCCACATCGTACAGATGGATTTGCAGAAGCTATTCA TTCCCCCCAGGTAGCTGGAGTTCCTCGGTTCAGATTTGGGCCCCCTGAAGATATGCCACAAACCAGCTCCAGTCACTCTGATCTTGGGCAGCTGGCATCACAAGGAG GTTTAGGGATGTATGAAACCCCACTGTTCCTTGCCCACGAGGAGGAATCAGGGGGTCGTAGTGTCCCCACAACACCGTTACAAGTGGCAGCACCGG tgacggtgttcacagagAGTGCCTCGGCCGACGCCTCGGAGCACGCGTCCCAGTCCGTGCCCATGGTCACCACCTCCACCGGCAGCCTGTCCACCACCACCGAGCCCGGCGCCGGCGATGATGCCGACGAGGTCTTCGCAGAGGCAGAGTCTGAGGG CATTACTTCAGAAGCAGGTCTAGAAATCGATAGCCAGCAAGAAGAAGAATCTGTTCAGGCATCTGATGAGTCAGATCTTCCTTCAACTAGTCAGGATCCTCCTTCAAGTTCATCTGCAG ACACGAGCAGCACTCAGCCCAAGTCCCTGCGCCGTGTGCGGCTGCAGCCCCCGACGCTGAGGACGGGCGTGCGTGGCCGGCAGTTCAACAGGCAGAGGG GTGTAACTCATGCCATGGGAGGCAGAGGAGGCCTGAACAGAGGAAACATTAGTTAA